A single Penaeus chinensis breed Huanghai No. 1 chromosome 42, ASM1920278v2, whole genome shotgun sequence DNA region contains:
- the LOC125047864 gene encoding SET domain-containing protein SmydA-8-like has translation MEQQQEEQEVGLCANCGFLAKLRCASCRQAFYCKKECQKQHWNNGHKENCKPYKVLESKELGRYMVASRDLKAGDVIFKDDALIAGPKTITEPVCLGCYKRVDGSYRCRVCEWPMCGPACEKLPDHQPECVVGREIGSPIDIQDFDEPNHFYELVFPLRCLALKKKSPKKYEQLLGLESHYEDRKGTYVFKENQRRVVHMLRNYFFLQEFSAEDVDSSEKSIHTITGIIDVNALEIRLAESEILGLYPVFAMLEHSCTPNTKHTFNASRQVAVRAAVDIKRGEHLSTMYTHVLWGTIARRDHLKHSKYFMCTCFRCADPTELGTHFSALRCKSCDHGFVLSAAPLDELADWICTSCNATMTADEVRDINLKLGEEIESIIATPTVEKLEELVNRMAKTTVHPNHFHLFVARHTLLQLYGRDPNSTGEDSMKKKEKLCQDFLKVCTALDPGMARLAPYAGVALYEYHLAVLSRTRQDPSEKHVDQAALRKDVETAKALLQQCIRVLQDEPKDQPEGALCQVAQENLNELRQWEATLYS, from the exons atggagcagcagcaggaggagcaggaggtaggCCTCTGCGCCAACTGCGGGTTCCTGGCCAAGCTACGTTGCGCCAGCTGCAGGCAAGCATTTTACTGCAAAAAGGAGTGTCAGAAACAGCACTGGAATAATGGACACAAAGAAAATTGCAAGCCCTATAAG GTATTAGAGTCCAAAGAATTAGGACGCTACATGGTTGCCTCTCGAGACCTGAAGGCCGGAGACGTCATATTTAAGGACGACGCTTTGATAGCTGGACCGAAGACAATTACAGAGCCGGTCTGCCTCGGGTGTTACAAGAGGGTGGATGGATCATACAG ATGCCGAGTATGTGAATGGCCCATGTGCGGTCCAGCCTGCGAGAAGCTGCCTGACCACCAACCAGAGTGCGTCGTCGGTCGTGAGATCGGGTCCCCAATCGACATTCAGGACTTCGACGAGCCTAATCACTTTTACGAACTAGTCTTTCCATTGAG ATGTTTGGCCCTCAAGAAAAAGTCTCCGAAGAAATACGAACAGCTGCTGGGACTGGAGAGTCACTACGAGGACCGCAAAGGGACTTACGTCTTCAAAGAAAACCAGCGAAGGGTAGTCCACATGCTAAGAAATTACTTCTTCCTCCAAGAGTTTTCTGCTGAGGATGTAGACAGTTCCGAGAAGAGTATTCACACCATTACGGGCATTATAGACGTCAATGCCCTGGAAATAAGATTAGCCGAGTCTGAAATTCTAGGGCTGTACCCCGTTTTCGCCATGTTGGAGCACTCCTGCACGCCAAATACAAAACACACCTTCAATGCTTCCCGGCAGGTCGCAGTCAGGGCAGCGGTTGACATTAAGAGGGGAGAACATCTCAGCacaatgtacacacatgtactttGGGGTACGATAGCGAGACGGGATCACTTGAAACACAGCAAGTACTTCATGTGTACCTGCTTCAGATGCGCCGATCCCACGGAACTGGGAACTCACTTCTCTGCTTTGAGGTGCAAGAGCTGTGACCACGGATTTGTGCTTTCTGCGGCGCCTCTGGACGAACTAGCAGACTGGATATGCACATCGTGTAACGCAACAATGACAGCGGATGAAGTCAGAGACATCAACTTGAAACTCGGAGAGGAAATTGAAAGCATAATAGCGACGCCCACCGTGGAAAAGCTAGAGGAACTCGTGAATCGCATGGCCAAGACAACAGTGCATCCGAATCACTTCCATCTGTTCGTTGCTCGACACACTCTCCTGCAGCTTTACGGCCGCGATCCCAACAGCACCGGCGAAGACtcgatgaaaaagaaggaaaaactgtGCCAAGATTTCCTGAAGGTCTGCACGGCTCTGGATCCAGGGATGGCGCGCCTGGCACCCTACGCGGGCGTGGCACTGTACGAATATCACCTGGCAGTGTTGTCACGAACTCGCCAGGATCCGAGTGAGAAGCACGTGGATCAAGCCGCCCTGAGGAAGGACGTCGAGACAGCAAAGGCATTACTCCAGCAGTGCATTCGAGT